One Monomorium pharaonis isolate MP-MQ-018 chromosome 4, ASM1337386v2, whole genome shotgun sequence DNA segment encodes these proteins:
- the LOC118645201 gene encoding uncharacterized protein LOC118645201, whose protein sequence is MLLINHRALSSLKNSKVAILRNEERGRPPKKFEDSELQALLDEDDVQTQQPLADQLNVTREAVSIRLKAMEKIQKMENHHTQQNRSRTRLRRLKWLGNELNPEDWGWITINEILEPIQTLLPSAPDILLNIIFCNYSKDCGFNCSCRKVGLRCSAVCGNCHDQSCTNHAEDITEDIYPINLAMAAVEEMEEMKEMEEMEETDTEIIEFEEISEIDKTEK, encoded by the exons ATGCTCTTAATAAATCACAGAGCTTTgagtagtttaaaaaattcaaaagtggCGATTTTGAGAAACGAAGAACGTGGAAGACCACCGAAAAAGTTTGAAGACAGCGAATTGCAAGCATTGTTGGACGAGGATGACGTTCAAACGCAACAACCACTCGCAGATCAATTAAATGTGACACGAGAAGCTGTCTCCATACGTTTGAAAGCCATGGAAAAGATTCAGAAGATGGAAAATCATCACACACAGCAAAACCGGTCTAGGACACGATTGAGGCGTTTG AAATGGCTTGGAAATGAACTTAATCCCGAAGACTGGGGATGGATCACTATAAATGAAATCTTGGAACCGATTCAAACTCTTTTGCCTTCTGCTCCAGATATactcttaaatattattttctgcaattattCTAAAGATTGCGGCTTTAACTGCAGTTGTAGAAAAGTTGGTTTGCGTTGCTCAGCTGTATGCGGTAATTGCCATGATCAATCTTGCACAAATCACGCTGAAGATATCACCGAAGACATATATCCAATAAACTTAGCTATGGCAGCTGTGGAAGAAATGGaagaaatgaaagaaatgGAAGAAATGGAAGAAACAGACACAGAAATCATAGAGTTTGAGGAGATTTCAGAAATAGATAAAaccgaaaaataa